The stretch of DNA ACCAGCCATGATATTGGTGACGGTGGTATGAATTGGTTCCCATCTAACACTACCGCCAGCTTCAATTTTTCGCCCGGGTCGTATTTCGATCTCATCCCCGGGTTTGAGGCTTCCTCTACTAATGGTTCCACCTATTACCCCACCCAGGATCTTGCCTGGTTTTGCGCCGGGTCTATTAACATCAAAAGAACGTGCCAATAGCATTCTTACCGTTTCATCCACGTTTTGTTCAGGTGTGGGAATATGTTCTTCGATGGCATCTAATAAAACATCAATATTAACATTCTGCTGGGCTGACAAGGGAATGATAGGTGCTCCTTCTGCTACCGTACCTTTAATAAATTCAAGTATCTGATTGTAATTTTCAATTACTTTATCCCGGGATACCAAATCGATCTTATTCTGGACAATAACGATGTTCTTTATCCCGATAATATCCAGTGCCATCAGGTGTTCTTTGGTCTGGGGCTGGGGACATTCTTCACTGGCTGCGATCACAAGTACAGCACCGTTCATGATAGCTGCACCTGATAGCATTGTGGCCATCAGGGTTTCATGACCAGGTGAATCCACGAAAGAAATAGCCCTAACCACTTCTGTCGGACTGTCACAATGTTCACAAATTTCTGCTACTGTATATGCTTCAGGCACCTGGCAATTGGGGCATTTTCTAAAAGTGGAATCGGCATATCCCAGTCGTATTGAGATACCCCGTTTGATCTCCTCACTATGCTTGTCTGTCCATTCCCCTGATATTGCACTGACAAGTGTGGTCTTACCGTGGTCTACATGGCCCACGATGCCGATATTAACGGTAGGTTGTGTCAATTATGTATTTCCTCCAATGATAAGATGAAAAATATTGATGTCCTATTGTTGTATTCTTTATATTTAATATCTTACATTGATAAATTCACATATCATATGTGTTCTGGGAATAATACACCATCTGTCCGGATTGTATCTTTTTGCTAACCCAGTTTCTAAGATACTTTTTGGTAAGATTCCTGCTAAGAGGTACGAGTAGTAAAAACCCTGTAACGTCTGTCAATATTCCAGGAGTCAGGAGGAGGACTCCACCTACTAGTACAAGTGCCCCATCAAATAATGCGTCACCAGGCATTTGTCCAAAAGACATTTCAGTCTGTATTCGCTTAATGACCTCAAGACCCTGGTGTTTGGCCAGGGCCGCACCAGCTATACCTGTTAGCACAACAATACCAAATGTGGACAATGGTCCTATACGTCCGGCCAGTTCTATAAGTATGTAAAGTTCCAAGAAAGGTACTATGACAAATAAAACCAGGAGAGATCCAAACATGAATAAAAGTTCCTTGAATTTTAATTTGGTTTACAATGAGATTAATATTTATTAATTCTTTAAATGCATTAATAAAATATAATATTATTGTGGCGATAATCCCATGCTAAAGTGGCATAGCTCTTCCCTGGAGTCTTTTTGTTTCTGAGGAGTTCTATTTTTGTTTCCATTTTGATTACTATAAATATGCTGTCTTCTGGATTTGGCATTTTATCACCTGAATTTGAAAATACTTCGTGGGGCATTTCAGGGAATGGGCGCCCCTATTTTATATGTGGAATAACGCTAACAATAAATAAGTTCACTGTGTTAATTTAGAAACATTCATATATTATTTTAATTTCTATGTATATTGTTAGAAAATTAATCACTGCTAATATATTAAAACATTAGGGGCAGAAATATGAAAATAAGAATTGTAAGTTCAAAAGATGAAATAGAGACAATTGAAAATGAAGAGATAGTTCATTTCGCATTCAGGCCGTCGAATAAGGATATTTTTATACTGATAAAAACGTGTCCAAAGTTGAAAGCTCTCCATATTCCAAATTCGTACAATAAGACAATATCCAAATCCACTTTAATGTTCTTGGAGATGCAGGGCATTGAACTTTTGGAAGGCGATGTGTGGGGTCATAGAAGTGATGTCAATGAGTACTATGAGATTAAGCCACATATAATTGACAGAATTGAAGAGTTAAAGAATGAAGGCACATCAAAGGAAGAAATAGTATCTAAGTTGGGTGTTGAGACTCGATTGAGCGAAGATTTGATTAAGTTTATAGTCTAACAGGCCTCTCTATTTTCATAGTAAACTCATTCCCTTATTTTTATAAATTAAGATCCTCATAGGAATATCATGGTGGACATGTAAGAGGTCAGAGGGTTTTCAAATACTTCAGGAGATCATTCAGATCACTATCAGACATCTGCCACCTGGGCATGGTGGGGTCCAGGAGCTCTCCCCCGGGATTAATGCCGTCCCGTATTGAAATTTTAATAGTCTCATCAGTATATGGTGGATGTTCCTCCTCTTCACCATGTTCACTGGTCAGGGCTTCATAGCTGATATCAGAAGGTATTTTATAACTCATCATCACCGGTACACCACCCCGGCCGTTGACACCATGGCAGTCCACACAGCTCCCGCCGTGCATGTACTGCCACACGGGTCCTTGAGTGGTAGGAATGCGCTGGCCCTGGTCATTGAATCCTGTGTAGTATATTCTCTCACCATTGGACTGGAAACTTGTTTTCAGATCGCTTCCCCAGAGAGGTCTTAGGTTTCCTGGGCTGTCATAATTGAGAAACAGCAGTCCCCCCAGTCCTATAAGGATTAATATTATTATGACTACAGGGAAGTTCTTTGAAGTCATATCTTCCCCCTTACATCAAGTGTTTCTTCATATCTTCAAACTCATCAGCAGTGATCTCACCTTTGGCATACCTGGTATTCAGGACCTCCATGGCAGACATCTGCTGCTCACCGCCGCTAGTCTTACCCTGATCTACCAGCCATTTAATGAGCAGAACCACTCCAACTATGATCAGTATCCAGAATATCAGGCCCAGTCCCATGTAACCATATCCCATACCTGAACCCCACGTCATTCCATACATATTCACCACCACTCCATAAATTTGATAGATAAATATTATATTTTATGTTATAAAAAATTTTTTGCATTTGATGTACCTGAATGCAATTTATTAATGTAAATCCCTAAAATTAAAATAAGGATTCATAAATTAATTCCTAACATTACCACAAATATTAGAAAAACAATGACGACTGCCGCAATAAATGCTCCATTTTTTAAACCTGAATATCTCCTTTGTCTGGCCAATGTCCTCATTTCCATGGATTCGACCACATTTTTTACAGCATCAAAGGTATAATCTACTTTTGCAGGAAGCTCCCTGAACATTAAATAGTAATTTACTGCATCCTTCTGGAAATTCTTTACTATCATCTCTGGACTGAACTTAGCCCGCAGCGACTTACCCACCAACCCTTCTGCTTCATCCATGATATTGAACTCAGGATCAAGCTTCAAACACACATCTTCGATCAAAAACAACGCCCTTTCCAGTCTGGAAAAGATATTGGGCATTGAGATGTTGTATTTCATAGCCAGCATCATATAATTGTCACTCTGTTTTTCTCCTGCTTTGTTGAAATGCTGTTTTGAGATCAGGGCATCGATATCCTCCTTAAATGTAGACATATCCATGTCCCTGGTCTTCAATGAGCCTATCTTCAACAAATATTCAGCAGTCATATCCACATCTCGTTTATAAACAGCATAGAGCAAGTTGAACATATTCCACTGGAGTTCCTTATCCAGCACACCCACTGCACCAAAATCAAGAAGTGCTATGCTATCATTTTCCAGGGCTAAGATATTACCTCCGTGGGGGTCTGCATGGAAGAACCCGTCCAGGTAGATCTGTTTTAGGTAACTGTCAGAGATCAACATGACCAGATGTTTTTTCTTTGTAGTTTCAATATCCTGCAGATCCTGAATGGGAGTTCCGTGGATGAATTCCATTACAAGGACTGTATCCCTGGTATAATCCCAAAACACTTCAGGTATTTTCACATCGTTATTATCTTTGAAATTCTCACTAAAGCGTTCAATGTTCAACGCTTCAGCCTTATAGTCCAGCTCCCTGGAGAGCATGTTCCTGAAATCTTCCAGAAATCCGTCAAAGTCAAAATCTTTAGAAAAACCCAGGATACCTAACAGAATCCGATTAACGTCTTTTAAGATCATCATGTCCAGGTTGATGGTATCGATCACATCAGGCCTGGATATTTTTACAGC from Methanosarcinales archaeon encodes:
- a CDS encoding translation initiation factor IF-2 subunit gamma, which gives rise to MTQPTVNIGIVGHVDHGKTTLVSAISGEWTDKHSEEIKRGISIRLGYADSTFRKCPNCQVPEAYTVAEICEHCDSPTEVVRAISFVDSPGHETLMATMLSGAAIMNGAVLVIAASEECPQPQTKEHLMALDIIGIKNIVIVQNKIDLVSRDKVIENYNQILEFIKGTVAEGAPIIPLSAQQNVNIDVLLDAIEEHIPTPEQNVDETVRMLLARSFDVNRPGAKPGKILGGVIGGTISRGSLKPGDEIEIRPGRKIEAGGSVRWEPIHTTVTNIMAGSAKVELATPGGLIGVGTKLDPALTKSDTLVGQVAGQPGTLPQTRDSFVMDVMLLERVVGSADELLIDPIHSNEPLMLNIGTATTVGVVSSARKNEVEVKLKRPVSTDSGDRVAISRRVGSRWRLIGSGIIKK
- the fxsA gene encoding membrane protein FxsA, whose protein sequence is MFGSLLVLFVIVPFLELYILIELAGRIGPLSTFGIVVLTGIAGAALAKHQGLEVIKRIQTEMSFGQMPGDALFDGALVLVGGVLLLTPGILTDVTGFLLLVPLSRNLTKKYLRNWVSKKIQSGQMVYYSQNTYDM
- a CDS encoding DUF1699 family protein, yielding MKIRIVSSKDEIETIENEEIVHFAFRPSNKDIFILIKTCPKLKALHIPNSYNKTISKSTLMFLEMQGIELLEGDVWGHRSDVNEYYEIKPHIIDRIEELKNEGTSKEEIVSKLGVETRLSEDLIKFIV
- a CDS encoding cytochrome c, whose product is MTSKNFPVVIIILILIGLGGLLFLNYDSPGNLRPLWGSDLKTSFQSNGERIYYTGFNDQGQRIPTTQGPVWQYMHGGSCVDCHGVNGRGGVPVMMSYKIPSDISYEALTSEHGEEEEHPPYTDETIKISIRDGINPGGELLDPTMPRWQMSDSDLNDLLKYLKTL
- a CDS encoding SHOCT domain-containing protein, whose amino-acid sequence is MYGMTWGSGMGYGYMGLGLIFWILIIVGVVLLIKWLVDQGKTSGGEQQMSAMEVLNTRYAKGEITADEFEDMKKHLM
- a CDS encoding AarF/ABC1/UbiB kinase family protein; protein product: MFDKMGRYLRIARVFLKYNLFSLFYVDIKRDYISDKRCSCEIDQKYLNNAAKLRRAFEELGPTFIKLGQTLSNRPDLLPRPYIMELDKLHEDVESLPFEKMRRSFENDCICDTVPEEHSPYCYHCNDILDIFDEFDTTPMASASIGQVYRAILNDREVAVKISRPDVIDTINLDMMILKDVNRILLGILGFSKDFDFDGFLEDFRNMLSRELDYKAEALNIERFSENFKDNNDVKIPEVFWDYTRDTVLVMEFIHGTPIQDLQDIETTKKKHLVMLISDSYLKQIYLDGFFHADPHGGNILALENDSIALLDFGAVGVLDKELQWNMFNLLYAVYKRDVDMTAEYLLKIGSLKTRDMDMSTFKEDIDALISKQHFNKAGEKQSDNYMMLAMKYNISMPNIFSRLERALFLIEDVCLKLDPEFNIMDEAEGLVGKSLRAKFSPEMIVKNFQKDAVNYYLMFRELPAKVDYTFDAVKNVVESMEMRTLARQRRYSGLKNGAFIAAVVIVFLIFVVMLGINL